From a single Pasteurella atlantica genomic region:
- a CDS encoding L-serine ammonia-lyase yields MISVFDMFKIGVGPSSSHTVGPMKAGKEFVDTLIQNNQLNGITRLHVDVYGSLSMTGKGHSTDIAIIMGLAGYLPHNVDIDAIPSFILEVKKTAKLSVAKGEHIVDFDFDKNMAFHSSFLSLHENGMRITALNGEETVYQQTYYSIGGGFIVDEAHFGVEEEQPIQVPFPYKNTNDVIEHCEDNGLSVSSFMLQNELALHTKEELENHLLLVWDTMKACINKGIHTEGVLPGPLKVPRRAGMLYRHLESNSHLFNDPMVVIDWVNLFALAVNEENAAGGRVVTAPTNGACGIVPAVLAYYEKFITTLTPEIIERYLLACGVVGSLYKMNASISGAEVGCQGEVGVACSMAAAGLTEILGGSPDQVFIAAEVAMEHNLGLTCDPVGGQVQVPCIERNAIASVKAINASRMALLRTTKPKVSLDKVIETMYETGKDMNTKYRETSQGGLAIKILCS; encoded by the coding sequence ATGATTAGTGTTTTTGATATGTTTAAAATAGGTGTGGGACCCTCTAGCTCTCATACAGTTGGGCCAATGAAGGCTGGGAAAGAATTTGTCGATACACTTATTCAAAATAATCAGTTAAATGGCATAACGAGATTACACGTTGATGTTTATGGTTCACTTTCAATGACGGGGAAAGGGCACAGTACTGATATTGCCATTATTATGGGATTAGCAGGCTATTTACCTCATAATGTTGATATTGATGCTATTCCATCATTTATATTAGAAGTGAAAAAAACAGCTAAATTATCCGTAGCTAAAGGTGAACATATTGTTGATTTTGATTTTGACAAAAATATGGCTTTTCATAGCAGTTTCCTTTCATTGCACGAAAATGGAATGCGAATTACCGCATTAAATGGTGAAGAAACAGTATATCAACAAACCTATTATTCAATAGGTGGGGGATTTATTGTTGATGAAGCTCATTTTGGTGTTGAAGAAGAACAGCCAATACAAGTGCCTTTTCCTTATAAAAATACGAATGATGTGATTGAACATTGTGAAGATAATGGCTTGTCTGTTTCTAGCTTTATGTTACAGAATGAATTAGCATTACATACGAAAGAAGAGTTAGAAAACCATTTATTATTAGTATGGGATACAATGAAAGCCTGTATTAATAAAGGTATTCATACGGAAGGTGTTTTACCTGGTCCGTTGAAAGTACCTCGTCGAGCAGGTATGTTGTATCGTCATCTAGAGTCAAATAGTCATTTATTCAATGATCCAATGGTAGTGATAGATTGGGTTAATTTATTTGCATTAGCTGTGAATGAAGAGAATGCAGCAGGCGGTCGAGTAGTGACTGCACCAACTAATGGTGCTTGTGGCATCGTGCCTGCGGTTTTAGCTTATTATGAAAAGTTTATTACAACATTGACACCTGAAATTATTGAACGCTATTTGTTAGCCTGTGGGGTAGTGGGCTCGTTATATAAAATGAATGCTTCTATTTCTGGAGCTGAAGTAGGCTGTCAAGGTGAGGTTGGCGTTGCTTGTTCAATGGCTGCAGCAGGTTTAACAGAAATATTAGGTGGAAGCCCTGATCAAGTGTTTATTGCTGCAGAAGTTGCAATGGAGCATAATCTTGGCTTGACTTGTGACCCTGTGGGTGGACAAGTTCAAGTGCCTTGTATTGAACGCAATGCAATTGCTTCTGTGAAAGCAATTAATGCAAGCCGAATGGCATTGT
- a CDS encoding HAAAP family serine/threonine permease, with the protein MSNKSIVKGWNKFDTAWVLNLFGTAVGAGVLFLPINAGRAGFWTLVVMAILVGPMTYFAHRGLSRFVLSSSKPGSDITEVVEEHFGQTAGKLITLLYFFAIFPILLIYGNGITNTVDSFIVNQLGMVSPNRVILSFVLIAGLISIMLMNEKVMLKITEMLVFPLVTILFGLSLYLIPQWNGSMLSEMPTMSEFMTTLWITIPVLVFSFNHSPAISSFSQSQQREYKEFELAEKHASRTLKGTATMLLVFVMLFVFSCVLTLTPAELVLAKQQNISILSFLANKFDNPFISYLGPLVAFLAITSSFFGHYLGAREGIEGLYIKMKGENAKHIDRKKLNRGTAVVFLLVLWGVAILNPSILGLIESLGGPIIAMILFIMPMYAITKVPAMKRYEGQLSNIFVTVMGLIAISAVVYGLF; encoded by the coding sequence ATGAGTAACAAATCTATTGTAAAAGGTTGGAATAAATTTGATACCGCGTGGGTATTAAATTTATTTGGAACAGCTGTTGGAGCTGGCGTTTTATTTTTACCTATTAATGCAGGTAGAGCTGGTTTCTGGACATTGGTGGTGATGGCAATTTTAGTCGGTCCGATGACTTATTTTGCACATAGAGGTTTATCTCGCTTTGTTTTATCTTCGAGTAAACCTGGTAGTGATATCACTGAGGTTGTTGAAGAACATTTTGGACAAACTGCGGGTAAATTAATTACGTTATTGTATTTCTTCGCAATTTTTCCTATTTTATTAATTTATGGTAATGGTATTACTAATACCGTTGATTCTTTTATTGTAAATCAATTGGGAATGGTATCACCTAATCGTGTTATTTTGTCATTTGTACTTATTGCAGGCTTAATTTCTATTATGCTTATGAATGAGAAAGTGATGTTAAAAATTACGGAAATGTTAGTTTTCCCACTAGTGACTATTCTATTTGGTTTATCACTTTACTTGATTCCACAATGGAATGGTTCAATGTTAAGCGAAATGCCAACAATGAGTGAATTTATGACTACATTATGGATTACTATTCCTGTATTAGTCTTCTCTTTTAACCACTCTCCAGCGATTTCATCTTTCTCTCAATCTCAACAAAGAGAATATAAAGAATTTGAATTAGCTGAAAAACACGCAAGTAGAACATTAAAAGGTACGGCAACGATGTTACTTGTATTTGTAATGTTGTTTGTATTCAGTTGTGTATTAACATTAACACCTGCAGAATTAGTGCTAGCTAAACAACAAAATATCAGTATTTTATCATTCCTTGCAAATAAATTTGATAATCCGTTTATTTCATACCTTGGACCATTGGTAGCATTTTTAGCAATTACCAGTTCATTCTTCGGTCACTATTTAGGGGCAAGAGAAGGTATTGAAGGTTTATATATCAAAATGAAAGGTGAAAACGCTAAACATATTGATAGAAAAAAATTAAATCGTGGAACTGCAGTTGTATTTTTACTTGTTCTATGGGGAGTTGCAATTCTTAATCCAAGTATTCTAGGTTTAATTGAATCACTTGGTGGTCCAATTATTGCAATGATCTTATTTATTATGCCAATGTATGCAATTACTAAAGTGCCAGCAATGAAACGTTACGAAGGTCAATTAAGTAATATTTTCGTTACTGTAATGGGATTAATTGCAATTTCAGCGGTAGTTTACGGATTATTTTAA
- the folA gene encoding type 3 dihydrofolate reductase, which translates to MKISLIVARTKNNVIGKNNQMPWHLPVDLAWFKKNTINKPVIMGRKTYESIGRLLPNRPNIILSRSDFEVEGAWYASSLEQGLQIASELANVEEVMIIGGGELFKQALPLADRLYLTEIQAEIEGDTFFEFDQSKWQLKQETLSEIDEKNNYSCRFMVLEKYTK; encoded by the coding sequence ATGAAAATCAGTTTAATTGTTGCACGAACTAAGAATAATGTGATAGGTAAAAATAATCAAATGCCGTGGCATTTACCTGTTGATTTAGCGTGGTTTAAGAAAAACACGATAAATAAACCCGTCATTATGGGAAGAAAAACCTATGAATCTATTGGGCGTTTATTACCAAATCGTCCTAATATTATTTTATCTCGTTCTGATTTTGAAGTAGAAGGTGCATGGTATGCTTCTAGCCTAGAGCAAGGGTTACAAATAGCCAGTGAATTAGCTAATGTTGAAGAAGTAATGATTATAGGGGGCGGAGAATTGTTTAAACAAGCATTGCCACTAGCAGATAGATTATATTTGACAGAAATTCAGGCAGAAATTGAGGGGGATACTTTTTTTGAATTTGATCAATCAAAGTGGCAGTTAAAACAAGAAACTTTGTCTGAAATTGATGAAAAAAATAATTATTCTTGCCGTTTTATGGTATTAGAGAAATATACAAAATAA
- a CDS encoding TSUP family transporter, which yields MDFNFDILALLFLVAMVAGFIDAIAGGGGLITVPALLAVGIPPTLALGTNKLQGSGGSFAASLYFIRQKTVNLKEIKWLIILTFLGSSIGTILIQLMDAASLKVIIPFLIFIVGLYFLFSPNLGKKDVIQRISLTLFGVTAAIGIGFYDGFLGPGAGSFFTLAFVSLLGFNLSKSVAHAKVLNFTSNSAALLFFVLGGAVLWKVGLFMMIGQFIGGHLGARMVVTRGQKLIRPMIVIMSFTMVIKMLYDQGYFY from the coding sequence ATGGACTTTAATTTTGATATTTTGGCTCTGCTATTTCTTGTCGCGATGGTCGCTGGTTTTATTGATGCTATCGCTGGTGGAGGCGGGCTAATTACCGTTCCTGCTCTACTGGCTGTCGGAATCCCCCCCACTTTAGCATTAGGTACCAATAAACTGCAAGGTAGTGGAGGTTCTTTCGCTGCTTCTCTTTATTTTATACGACAAAAAACGGTTAATTTAAAAGAAATAAAATGGTTGATTATATTGACTTTTTTAGGTTCTTCCATTGGGACTATATTAATCCAACTAATGGATGCCGCATCCCTTAAAGTGATTATTCCTTTTCTTATTTTTATTGTTGGATTGTATTTTTTATTTAGTCCTAATTTAGGTAAAAAAGATGTTATACAACGTATCAGTCTTACTTTATTTGGTGTAACAGCTGCCATAGGAATTGGTTTTTATGATGGTTTTTTAGGACCTGGAGCAGGATCATTTTTTACACTGGCTTTTGTTTCTTTACTGGGTTTTAATCTTTCTAAATCGGTTGCTCACGCAAAAGTACTAAACTTTACGTCTAATTCTGCCGCATTACTCTTTTTTGTTTTAGGCGGTGCCGTACTTTGGAAAGTGGGATTATTTATGATGATCGGTCAGTTTATTGGTGGTCATTTAGGTGCAAGAATGGTCGTCACACGAGGACAAAAATTAATTCGACCAATGATCGTGATAATGTCATTTACTATGGTGATAAAAATGCTTTATGATCAAGGTTATTTTTATTAA
- the nth gene encoding endonuclease III, whose translation MNKTKRIEILTRLRDQNPHPTTELNYNSPFELLIAVILSAQATDVGVNKATAKLFPIANTPQKILDLGVEGLKEYIKTIGLFNSKANNVIKTCRDLIEKHNGIVPESREALEALAGVGRKTANVVLNTAFGHPTIAVDTHIFRVSNRTKFAMGKDVVKVEEKLLKVVPNEFKVDVHHWLILHGRYTCIARKPRCGSCIIEDLCEYKDKTEV comes from the coding sequence ATGAATAAAACAAAACGTATTGAAATTTTAACTCGATTACGAGATCAAAATCCACATCCAACAACAGAGCTGAATTATAATTCACCTTTTGAGTTATTAATTGCCGTAATTTTATCTGCTCAAGCCACTGATGTTGGTGTAAATAAAGCAACGGCTAAATTATTTCCTATTGCTAATACACCTCAAAAAATTTTAGATTTAGGTGTAGAAGGCTTAAAAGAGTATATTAAAACCATCGGATTGTTTAATAGTAAAGCCAATAATGTGATAAAAACCTGTCGTGATTTAATTGAAAAACATAATGGTATTGTGCCAGAAAGCCGAGAAGCCTTAGAAGCACTGGCAGGAGTAGGGCGAAAAACCGCCAATGTAGTACTTAACACTGCTTTTGGACATCCAACTATTGCCGTTGATACCCATATTTTCAGGGTAAGTAACCGTACTAAATTTGCGATGGGAAAAGATGTTGTCAAAGTTGAAGAAAAGCTATTGAAAGTTGTTCCCAATGAATTTAAAGTGGATGTCCATCATTGGCTGATTTTACATGGTCGCTATACCTGTATCGCTCGAAAACCTCGTTGCGGTTCTTGTATTATTGAAGATCTTTGTGAGTATAAAGATAAAACGGAAGTTTAA
- a CDS encoding excinuclease ABC subunit A, which yields MKLSSKLLTIGLAAIVLSGCSARNETVYVSIQDTLNSSEAKSVLDPSIKLYFAKSVSGKVLKSGLVSNKKTNAVGKSDEKACRWAFLSAVKQFQKTAASMGARKVTNLVSYYKRNPYKSSTKFECHAGNLMSGVALKGDIVK from the coding sequence ATGAAATTATCTAGCAAATTATTAACTATTGGCTTAGCTGCAATTGTTCTTTCTGGTTGCTCTGCAAGAAATGAGACTGTCTATGTTTCCATTCAAGACACGCTAAATTCATCTGAAGCAAAATCTGTACTGGATCCAAGTATAAAACTTTATTTTGCTAAATCTGTATCTGGCAAAGTGCTCAAATCTGGACTAGTCAGTAATAAAAAAACCAATGCTGTTGGAAAATCAGATGAAAAAGCGTGCCGTTGGGCATTTTTATCTGCTGTAAAACAGTTCCAAAAAACAGCGGCTTCAATGGGAGCTCGTAAAGTGACTAATTTAGTAAGTTATTACAAAAGAAACCCTTATAAAAGCAGTACTAAATTTGAGTGTCACGCTGGAAATTTAATGTCTGGCGTTGCACTAAAAGGTGATATTGTTAAATAA
- a CDS encoding FAD-binding protein: MINKKSLFYVLTALLIIFISIPAFHLIKTYLNEDNSKVEIPKGYTNDASELNLTKVDQIIDVAQSKEAIISQLKDILKYAKTNHKAISMAGAKHSMGGHTMYPDGIVLNMRPYNQMQLDTTNNILTIGSGALWEEALNYLDQFDKSIVVMQAFSSFSIGGSISVNGHGWQKDSPPVSSSVISFTLMDHNGNILNCSRTENPELFSLVIGGYGLFGIILDVKLKVVDNEALQFKSLRLEPEDYVKEYKKFVSDNPKVKLAFGRLRISNKAFLEEATLNYFEQVDQKPLPLEQGSAKSTEAKRLVFRSSVNSEYGKRLRWDLEKGMNEITENHVFSRNDLLNDDVKLIENKDNHSTDILHEYFIPERNVTKYINALKTVLPNQQIDLLNITIRNVYQDNDSYLNYARENVFGFVFLFNQKKSQEDELEMQKLTKALVNIALEMEGTYYLPYRLHIDKPLFNKVYPQGQNFFKLKLKYDPDELFNNKFYQHYK, translated from the coding sequence ATGATAAACAAAAAATCTCTCTTCTATGTATTAACAGCGTTATTAATTATTTTTATTTCTATTCCCGCTTTTCATTTAATTAAAACTTATTTAAATGAAGATAATAGCAAGGTTGAAATTCCTAAAGGCTATACCAATGATGCCAGTGAATTAAATCTCACAAAGGTTGATCAAATCATTGATGTGGCACAGTCTAAAGAGGCTATAATCAGCCAACTAAAAGATATTCTTAAGTATGCTAAAACAAACCACAAAGCTATTTCAATGGCAGGTGCCAAGCATAGTATGGGTGGGCATACGATGTATCCTGATGGTATTGTGTTAAATATGCGTCCTTATAATCAAATGCAACTAGACACCACGAATAATATTTTAACCATTGGTTCTGGGGCATTGTGGGAAGAGGCGTTGAATTATTTAGATCAATTTGATAAATCCATTGTGGTAATGCAGGCGTTTAGCTCTTTTTCAATTGGCGGTTCTATTAGTGTGAACGGTCACGGTTGGCAAAAAGACTCGCCTCCTGTTTCTTCCAGTGTGATTTCATTTACCTTGATGGATCACAATGGAAATATCTTAAATTGTAGTCGTACTGAAAATCCTGAGTTATTTAGTTTAGTGATTGGTGGCTATGGCTTATTTGGGATTATTCTTGATGTAAAACTTAAAGTGGTAGATAACGAGGCGTTACAGTTTAAATCACTGCGTTTAGAACCTGAAGATTATGTTAAAGAATATAAAAAGTTTGTTTCAGATAATCCTAAAGTAAAACTCGCTTTTGGGCGATTACGTATTTCTAATAAAGCGTTTTTAGAAGAGGCGACCTTGAATTATTTTGAACAGGTGGATCAAAAACCATTACCTTTAGAGCAGGGAAGTGCCAAAAGTACAGAAGCGAAACGCCTTGTATTTAGAAGCAGTGTAAACAGTGAATATGGTAAGCGATTACGCTGGGATTTGGAAAAAGGAATGAATGAAATTACAGAAAATCACGTTTTTTCTCGTAATGATTTATTAAATGACGATGTAAAATTAATTGAAAATAAAGACAATCATTCAACGGATATTTTACACGAATATTTTATACCCGAACGCAATGTGACAAAATACATTAATGCCCTTAAAACAGTTTTACCTAACCAACAGATTGATTTACTGAATATTACGATACGTAATGTTTATCAAGATAATGATAGCTACTTAAATTACGCAAGGGAAAATGTGTTTGGTTTTGTATTTTTATTTAATCAAAAGAAATCTCAAGAAGATGAATTAGAAATGCAAAAATTGACCAAAGCATTGGTTAACATTGCCCTTGAAATGGAAGGTACCTATTATTTACCTTATCGATTGCATATTGATAAACCGTTGTTTAATAAAGTGTATCCTCAAGGTCAAAACTTTTTCAAGTTAAAATTGAAGTATGATCCAGACGAATTATTTAATAATAAGTTTTATCAACATTATAAGTAA
- a CDS encoding phospho-sugar mutase yields MKDFMSIAKQWLAQDPDAETRAELQAIIDQNDVKELEARFSDRLQFGTAGLRGRLQAGSMGMNRVLVCQAAAGLARFLLKKEKNPTIVIGYDGRKNSLRFAQDTAEIMQAAGIEAQLMPSLRPTPVLAFSVRRLKASAGVMVTASHNPPEDNGYKVYLGGEDDGAQIISPNDKLIAEEIQWVADNQRVNDIPRDTNYKMIDQAIIDEFIERTAKLATAPVTDLSYVYTAMHGVGKETLLSVLDKAGLPKPTLVAEQCEPDGTFPTVAFPNPEEKGALDLAIAKAKEVNAEFIVANDPDADRLAVAVADENGQWATLHGNEVGLYLGWFIAQQVQAEGKKGVLACSLVSSPLLGNIAKACGMEYQETLTGFKFIGRIPGLIFGFEEALGYLVNPTEAHDKDGISAITCFLNLINSLKAQGKTFAQYRQEFMETFGAANSDQLSIRVEDLSRIQRIQQAVRDNPFTEIGGVAVEQYIDHLQTEKQNDILVFHLAGGQRVIFRPSGTEPKLKMYLDTTGKSLAEAQEICAKVKADLAAFTDSVA; encoded by the coding sequence ATGAAAGATTTTATGAGCATTGCAAAACAATGGTTAGCACAAGATCCTGATGCGGAAACTCGTGCAGAGTTGCAGGCAATTATTGATCAAAATGATGTTAAAGAGTTGGAAGCTCGTTTTTCAGATCGTTTACAATTTGGTACGGCAGGATTACGTGGGCGTTTACAAGCAGGTTCAATGGGAATGAACCGAGTATTAGTTTGTCAAGCCGCCGCTGGTTTAGCACGTTTCTTGTTGAAAAAAGAAAAAAATCCAACAATTGTGATTGGTTATGATGGTCGTAAAAATTCATTGCGTTTTGCACAAGATACCGCTGAAATTATGCAGGCAGCAGGCATTGAAGCTCAACTTATGCCAAGTTTACGTCCAACGCCAGTTTTAGCGTTCTCTGTTCGTCGCTTAAAAGCAAGTGCGGGTGTAATGGTAACCGCAAGCCATAACCCACCAGAAGATAACGGTTATAAAGTTTATTTAGGTGGCGAAGACGACGGTGCTCAAATTATTTCTCCTAACGATAAGTTAATTGCAGAAGAAATTCAATGGGTTGCGGATAATCAACGTGTAAATGATATTCCACGTGATACCAATTATAAAATGATCGATCAAGCAATTATTGATGAATTTATTGAGCGTACTGCAAAATTAGCGACAGCACCAGTAACAGATTTAAGCTATGTTTATACCGCTATGCACGGTGTGGGTAAAGAAACCTTATTAAGCGTGTTAGACAAAGCAGGTTTACCAAAACCAACCTTAGTGGCAGAGCAGTGTGAACCAGACGGTACATTCCCAACGGTTGCATTCCCTAATCCAGAAGAAAAAGGGGCATTAGATTTAGCGATTGCAAAAGCAAAAGAAGTAAATGCAGAGTTTATCGTCGCAAATGACCCAGATGCAGACCGTTTAGCTGTTGCTGTTGCAGATGAAAATGGACAATGGGCAACATTACACGGTAATGAAGTAGGCTTATATTTAGGTTGGTTTATTGCACAACAAGTACAAGCTGAGGGTAAAAAAGGTGTATTAGCCTGTTCATTAGTGTCTAGCCCATTACTTGGAAATATTGCGAAAGCGTGTGGAATGGAATATCAAGAAACATTAACAGGCTTTAAGTTTATCGGTCGTATTCCAGGTTTAATCTTTGGTTTTGAAGAAGCATTAGGCTATCTTGTAAACCCAACAGAAGCTCACGATAAAGACGGTATTTCAGCAATTACTTGTTTCTTAAACTTAATTAATAGCTTAAAAGCACAAGGCAAAACATTTGCACAATATCGTCAAGAGTTTATGGAAACGTTCGGAGCGGCAAACAGCGATCAATTAAGTATCCGTGTTGAAGATTTAAGCCGTATTCAACGTATTCAACAAGCAGTGCGTGATAATCCATTTACTGAAATTGGCGGTGTGGCAGTTGAGCAATACATCGATCATTTACAAACTGAAAAACAAAATGATATTTTAGTGTTCCATCTTGCTGGCGGACAACGTGTTATTTTCCGTCCATCAGGTACTGAACCTAAATTAAAAATGTATTTAGACACAACAGGTAAATCTCTTGCCGAAGCACAAGAAATTTGTGCCAAAGTAAAAGCAGATTTAGCGGCATTTACAGATAGTGTTGCTTAA
- the sstT gene encoding serine/threonine transporter SstT, with the protein MSNSLSSKFLNGNLVLRIAIGLVLGILLAFFSPEYAKAVGVLGQFFVRSLRSIAPILVFVLVLSAIANKEVGSNSALKPVIVLYLLGTFLAALTAVVLSFMFPTQLELVASPNNIAPPQGVGEILKTLVFNVVDNPFSALTSGNFIGILAWAIGLGISLRHASQSTKAFLVDIADAVSFVVKVVIALAPIGIFGLVADTIATNGPDAFLGYIRLLAVLLGAMGIVAFVLNPLLVYWKIRRNPYPLVFTCLRESGVTAFFTRSSAANIPVNMGLAERLGVRESIYSVSIPLGATINMAGAAITVTVLTLAAAYTQGITPDFSTALLLSLVAAICACGASGVAGGSLLLIPLACSLFDIPADISAQVIGVGFIIGVIQDSAETALNSSTDVLFTTAVSIAEDNKELNS; encoded by the coding sequence ATGAGTAATTCATTATCATCAAAATTTCTCAATGGCAATCTTGTATTGCGTATTGCTATTGGTTTAGTGTTAGGAATACTTCTAGCATTTTTTAGTCCAGAATATGCCAAAGCCGTTGGTGTTTTAGGGCAGTTTTTTGTACGTTCGTTACGTTCAATCGCACCTATTCTTGTGTTTGTGCTAGTGCTTTCAGCTATTGCAAATAAAGAAGTTGGCTCAAACAGTGCATTAAAACCAGTTATCGTGCTTTATTTACTTGGTACTTTCTTAGCTGCATTAACAGCAGTTGTATTAAGTTTTATGTTCCCAACACAGTTAGAGTTAGTGGCAAGTCCAAATAATATCGCACCACCACAAGGCGTGGGTGAAATTTTAAAAACCTTAGTATTTAATGTGGTTGATAATCCATTTAGTGCTTTAACTAGTGGTAACTTTATTGGGATTTTAGCTTGGGCAATTGGATTAGGTATTTCATTACGTCATGCATCACAAAGTACAAAAGCATTTCTTGTTGATATTGCAGATGCTGTTTCTTTTGTGGTAAAAGTTGTGATTGCACTTGCACCAATAGGTATTTTTGGTTTAGTTGCAGATACTATTGCAACTAACGGTCCAGATGCTTTCTTGGGTTATATCCGCTTACTCGCAGTATTATTAGGAGCAATGGGAATTGTTGCTTTTGTACTTAATCCATTATTAGTCTATTGGAAAATTCGTCGTAATCCTTATCCATTAGTATTTACTTGCTTACGTGAAAGTGGAGTGACAGCATTTTTTACACGTAGTTCAGCAGCAAATATTCCTGTAAATATGGGATTAGCAGAACGTTTAGGTGTAAGAGAAAGTATTTATTCTGTTTCTATTCCATTAGGTGCAACCATCAATATGGCAGGTGCAGCGATTACTGTAACAGTGCTTACGTTGGCAGCTGCATATACTCAGGGAATTACACCAGATTTTAGTACCGCATTATTGTTAAGCCTTGTAGCTGCTATTTGTGCTTGTGGTGCATCTGGTGTTGCTGGAGGTTCACTATTACTTATTCCACTTGCGTGTAGCTTATTTGATATTCCAGCAGATATTTCAGCACAGGTTATTGGTGTTGGTTTTATTATTGGGGTTATTCAAGATTCAGCAGAAACAGCATTAAATTCATCAACTGATGTATTATTTACTACAGCAGTAAGTATTGCAGAGGATAACAAAGAACTAAATAGTTAA